Proteins from one Psilocybe cubensis strain MGC-MH-2018 chromosome 11, whole genome shotgun sequence genomic window:
- a CDS encoding MFS glucose transporter mfs1: MSIQYVLNVALTTPAILYIDKWGRRPMLLWGSLLMGFWMFLVGGIQGRFGHWSTPDSTGKTVWIIQGNEAATKAVIVPCLFILADSDYTLLTEKLSYALAIGPVSWTYPAELYSLKVRGKAVSLATASNWAVNTALAFAVPPGLNTIAWKAYFIFGTFNFSAFIHIFFMFPETVGRSLEEVEEIFQQGHTFTAWRIWKDVGKKTLAEVVEKSKVISGTHPILIMYDEPNFEGRAYRARFIDPIVDTLPEEYQEGVVSVEISSGWLCAFYNKPDGEGQFVYLQGDVPIVPEPFREHIVSYRCIPQFKSN, translated from the exons ATG TCCATTCAATACGTACTGAACGTCGCTCTCACAA CACCTGCTATCCTCTACATCGATAAATGGGGTCGTCGTCCCATGCTCCTATGGGGGTCTTTATTGATGGGTTTCTGGATGTTCCTTGTTGGTGGGATTCAAGGACGGTTCGGACACTGGTCTACTCCCGACTCGACAGGAAAAACAGTCTGGATAATTCAGGGGAACGAGGCAGCGACAAAGGCTGTTATC GTGCCATGTCTATTTATATTAGCCGACTCGGATTACACTCTTCTAACCGAGAAGCTTAGCTATGCGTTGGCTATTGGACCCGTATCGTGGACGTACCCAGCGGAACTG TACTCGTTGAAGGTGCGAGGTAAGGCAGTGTCATTAGCCACG GCCTCTAACTGGGCAGTCAACACAGCTTTGGCCTTTGCTGTCCCGCCTGGCCTTAACACCATCGCATGGAAGGCCTACTTCATCTTCGGCACATTCAACTTTTCCGCCTTCATCCACATCTTCTTCATGTTCCCCGAGACCGTCGGGCGGTCGTTGGAGGAAGTCGAAGAGATCTTCCAGCAGGGCCACACGTTCACTGCGTGGAGAATCTGGAAGGATGTTGGGAAGAAGACATTGGCGGAGGTTGTGGAGAAGTCAAAGGTCATATCG GGCACACATCCTATTCTTATTATGTATGACGAACCGAATTTCGAAGGAAGAGCTTATAGGGCACGCTTCATTGACCCCATCGTCGACACCCTTCCGGAGGAGTACCAGGAAGGCGTTGTCAGCGTTGAGATCAGCTCGGGCTGGCTCTGCGCGTTCTACAA CAAACCGGACGGTGAAGGGCAATTTGTCTATCTTCAGGGAGACGTCCCAATCGTGCCAGAGCCGTTTAGAGAGCACATCGTTTCGTATAGATGTATCCCCCAATTCAAATCGAATTAA
- a CDS encoding ATP-dependent RNA helicase MRH4, mitochondrial, with protein sequence MGGDRKGKDRRRSGGSMMLPPRPSVGDGGGKGKGGASASRNPGLAPVQTVSGRVGRETRTSTKSQFARDSAPHVGQQPRSEQWGRTIRKWDEDETSQRTFGKGKGRTISMASSIAPGRVFTAADADAGVNAFDLAADDKWKTDSSRGTLSRNRRSREYDEEDMDAEQPDYHVGLENEEEFFHPPGEVSNVKGAKATSASSSKSVAIATRFTSPPLIPGFISALEEMFGKDAKPTPVQGLSLSWVMDWVSKQANVKELQVVGEAGSQPWKAPTPPGGWREFLLAAETGSGKSIAYLLPMLQSLKQSEPSFVPYSPPKGAESKKKEYSPRAVVLAPTHELSRQLAGFAKDLCHFPDTRLKVVTVSRANVPSTVGSGVSTMPMEQWRESKRGESARKMTMMQGVVFDTHGKQVDAVSEEGAGEGRPRGHMEHGADVIVGTPMKLLEMVRGRGWDRITEQHQQQLELQDAAAKQSQDEDGESEQKQLRRGRDRIPHFGTWRPKSEMGLENVEWVIVDEADVLFDPDFQETTRLFLADVSAARGYPIPFSPHLLPPSPSSPSTVSSLSTTLAPVKYPFNLLLTSATIPTSLNTYLTQAHPSLLRLASPNLHKLPKTLQVEYVAWSGGNKFADILRRLKRVWAEDASSAHVHGKGQDMLSQVVIFCNRSSKAEELGEWLEDQSGNGGGVKGVVVVTGKGGRQRGNNKHLESFLRARGRKAANRSTSNESSSGSAPSEASPKVLITTSILSRGLDFSPNVKHVFIIDAPRNMVDFVHRAGRAGRAGMKGRVVVFGKMKGRGSKKGKEIRGRVAGLM encoded by the exons ATGGGCGGTGACCGCAAAGGAAAAGACCGACGCCGCAGCGGAGGCTCGATGATGCTGCCACCTCGTCCATCAGTCGGGGACGGAGGCGGGAAGGGCAAGGGAGGTGCAAGCGCCAGTCGCAACCCCGGTCTGGCACCCGTCCAAACTGTTTCGGGACGTGTAGGTCGTGAGACGCGAACTTCAACCAAAAGCCAATTTGCACGAGACTCGGCACCACACGTAGGCCAGCAACCACGGAGCGAGCAATGGGGGAGGACGATACGGAAGTGGGACGAGGACGAGACGTCACAGCGAACATTtggaaaggggaaagggaGGACCATTTCTATGGCTTCGTCTATCGCGCCAGGGAGGGTGTTCACCGCTGCTGACGCGGACGCTGGCGTAAACGCGTTCGACCTTGCCGCAGACGACAAATGGAAAACTGATTCTTCGCGCGGGACGTTATCCAGGAATCGCCGCTCTCGCGAATACGACGAAGAGGACATGGACGCGGAGCAGCCGGATTATCATGTGGGCTTGGAAAACGAAGAAGAGTTCTTCCATCCACCTGGGGAGGTGTCGAACGTGAAGGGTGCCAAAGCAACCTCTGCGTCGTCGTCAAAAAGTGTAGCAATCGCTACGCGGTTCACCTCGCCGCCTCTGATACCGGGCTTCATTAGTGCACTGGAGGAGATGTTTGGCAAGGACGCTAAGCCGACGCCTGTGCAAGGATTGAGTCTCTCGTGGGTCATGGATTGGGTTTCGAAACAGGCGAATGTGAAGGAGCTGCAAGTTGTCGGAGAGGCAGGTTCACAACCCTGGAAAGCCCCCACACCACCCGGTGGATGGCGGGAGTTCCTGCTCGCAGCCGAAACAGGCTCCGGGAAGTCCATCGCATACCTACTCCCAATGCTCCAATCCCTCAAGCAATCTGAACCCTCATTCGTCCCCTACTCTCCCCCAAAGGGCGCCGAGTCCAAGAAGAAGGAGTACAGTCCGCGCGCGGTGGTTCTAGCGCCCACGCACGAGCTCTCGAGGCAGCTCGCTGGATTTGCCAAGGACCTATGTCACTTCCCCGATACCCGTCTCAAGGTGGTGACAGTATCGCGTGCGAACGTCCCGAGTACCGTCGGCTCTGGTGTCTCTACGATGCCTATGGAGCAGTGGCGAGAGAGCAAACGAGGAGAAAGCGCACgcaagatgacgatgatgcaAGGTGTAGTATTTGATACCCATGGCAAGCAGGTAGACGCGGTGTCTGAGGAAGGTGCGGGCGAAGGGAGACCTCGGGGACATATGGAACACGGTGCAGATGTTATTGTGGGCACGCCGATGAAGCTTCTTGAGATGGTGCGAGGACGTGGATGGGACAGGATCACagagcagcaccagcaacagctTGAGCTGCAGGACGCTGCTGCAAAACAATCTCAAGACGAAGACGGTGAGTCCGAGCAGAAGCAGTTGCGTAGAGGTCGTGACAGGATCCCACACTTTGGGACGTGGAGACCCAAGTCGGAGATGGGCCTCGAGAATGTAGAATGGGTCATTGTGGACGAAGCCGATGTTCTTTTCG ATCCTGATTTCCAAGAGACGACAAGGCTTTTCCTGGCAGATGTCAGTGCAGCACGCGGTTACCCTATCCCATTTTCTCCTCACCTCCTCCcaccttcaccttcctccCCGTCCACAGTATCCTCACTATCCACAACTCTCGCACCCGTCAAATACCCTTTCAAtctcctcctcacctccgCAACTATCCCAACTTCCCTCAACACATATCTGACTCAGGCACACCCCTCTCTCCTACGTCTCGCTTCGCCAAATCTACATAAACTCCCAAAGACCCTACAGGTTGAGTATGTCGCGTGGTCTGGTGGGAACAAATTCGCCGATATCCTCAGACGGCTGAAAAGAGTATGGGCCGAAGATGCGTCTTCCGCCCACGTGCACGGGAAAGGACAGGATATGCTCAGCCAGGTTGTTATCTTCTGCAACCGCAGTTCCAAGGCAGAGGAGCTAGGCGAGTGGCTGGAGGACCAGAGCGGCAATGGGGGCGGTGTGAAaggcgtcgtcgtcgtcactgGCAAGGGAGGACGCCAGCGTGGAAATAATAAGCACTTGGAAAGCTTCCTACGTGCGAGGGGCAGGAAAGCAGCGAATCGATCTACATCCAACGAGTCTTCGTCCGGCTCCGCTCCCTCTGAAGCCTCCCCGAAAGTGCTTATCACCACTTCCATTCTTTCTCGTGGCCTCGACTTCTCCCCGAATGTCAAGCATGTGTTCATCATCGATGCGCCCAGAAACATGGTCGACTTCGTGCACAGAGCCGGCCGAGCTGGGAGAGCAGGTATGAAAGGCCGTGTTGTGGTGTTCGGGAAGATGAAAGGCAGAGGCAGCAAGAAGGGTAAGGAGATCAGGGGCAGAGTCGCTGGATTGATGTAG
- a CDS encoding putative amino-acid permease C11D3.08c codes for MEHEQEKTSPVQTTMSIDGDGSNGTGKATDAEVLARLGYKQEFRRNFSAVELFGIGFSIIGLVPSLASVLVYSIPYGGASAMIWGWAVCGIFLTFIALAMAELGSAAPTSGGLYYWTFKFSSPRWRCLLSWIVGYSNTVGNIASVASVDWGCAVQIMAAASIGSGLNFQATTAQTFGVYCALLLTHGVICSLNPIIVARLQTPYIVLNILLCLGLIIALPSATPDEFKNHARYAFGSFNNISGWNNGWAFILSFLSPLWAIGSFDSTVHISEEAKNANVAIPFAIILAATSSVIIGWGLNIALAFTMGTDTGNILSSPIGQPMATILFNSFGQKGTLAIWAVIVIVQFTMGSSMLTTCSRQIFAFSRDGGLPFSSFLYNVNSRTHSPLQCVWFSVALSLLLGLLAFAGASAIGAVFSLVVAGQYVAYSIPILARFMGGQEFHPGPFNLGKAGLPVAITAVTFMLFMVLALMFPASPSPSSNNMNYTAVVLGGTLLLSIIYFYLPTYGGLYWFTGPVRTLEDRYPQMDGKGDSEKDDSSS; via the exons ATGGAACACGAGCAGGAGAAGACGTCGCCTGTTCAGACAACTATGAGTATTGATGGTGATGGGAGCAACGGTACAGGCAAAGCGACAGACGCAGAGGTCCTGGCGCGCTTGGGGTATAAACAAG AATTTCGGCGCAACTTCAGTGCGGTGGAACTATTCGGGATTGGGTTCAGTATAATTGGGCTTGTCCCGTCTTTAGC TTCCGTGCTTGTATACTCGATACCTTATGGAGGTGCATCTGCAATGATATGGGGT TGGGCCGTATGTGGAATATTTCTTACTTTCATCGCGCTTGCAATGGCCGAACTAGGCTCGGCTGCACCGACATCCGGAGGACTATACTATTGGACGTTCAAGTTCTCGTCACCTAGATGGCGATGCCTCCTTTCATGGATTGTGGGAT ACTCCAACACTGTAGGAAATATTGCAAGTGTAGCGTCCGTCGATTGGGGATGTGCGGTGCAGATTATGGCGGCTGCGAGCATTGGATCGGGGCTTAACTTTCAAGCCACTACTGCACAGACGTT TGGAGTATACTGCGCGTTACTCCTCACTCACGGAGTGATATGTAGTCTGAATCCAATTATCGTCGCAAGGTTACAGACGCCCTATATCGTGTTGAATATCCT ATTGTGCCTGGGGCTCATCATTGCCTTGCCGTCTGCCACACCCGACGAGTTCAAAAACCATGCGCGATACGCGTTTGGCTCGTTCAATAATA TCTCCGGATGGAACAATGGATGGGCGTTTATTCTCAGTTTCCTGAGTCCTTTGTGGGCAATCG GTAGTTTCGACTCAACTGTACATATCAGCGAAGAAGCTAAAAATGCCAATGTCGCCATTCCCTTCGCTATCATTCTCGCCGCGACATCGAGCGTGATTATTGGATGGG GATTAAAtattgcacttgcatttaCGATGGGTACCGATACGGGTAACATTTTAAGTAGCCCTATCGGGCAGCCAATGGCAACG ATTCTATTCAACTCTTTCGGTCAGAAAGGAACCCTGGCAATCTGGGCCGTCATCGTGATTGTGCA ATTCACAATGGGAAGCAGTATG TTAACGACGTGCTCTCGGCAAATCTTTGCTTTTTCAAGGGACGGCGGACTTCCATTCTCGTCATTTCTATACAACGTCAATTCCAGAACACATTCTCCATTGCAATGTGTCTGGTTTTCAGTTGCTCTCTCATTGCTCCTGGGTCTATTGGCCTTTGCTGGGGCAAGCGCCATCGGCGCTGTCTTTTCGTTGGTTGTAGCAGGACAATATGTTGCCTATTCCATTCCAATTCTTGCAAGATTTATGGGAGGGCAAGAGTTCCATCCGGGTCCATTCAATCTGGGAAAAGCC GGACTACCGGTAGCAATCACAGCAGTGACATTCATGTTGTTCATGGTGCTGGCTCTCATGTTTCCAGCAAGTCCCAGTCCCAGCTCTAATAATATGAATTATACGGCTGTTGTATTAG GCGGAACTTTGCTTCTATCTATCATTTATTTCTACTTACCAACATATGGAGGGCTCTACTGGTTTACGGGACCTGTACGAACATTGGAAGACAGGTATCCTCAAATGGACGGAAAAGGTGATTCAGAGAAGGATGATAGTTCATCATGA
- a CDS encoding MFS glucose transporter mfs1 — translation MGSTDDSSDNFKPGDDCIPQKPSVAFKEEALQVLADLQGKGNKEAELVVLEFEEIRQQVYLERAEGAKSYMDLFKGNNPRRVMLGMSLRMWSQLSGMSVMMYYVVYVFKSAGITGTRTILVADVIRDSGKV, via the exons ATGGGGTCTACAGATGATTCCAGCGATAATTTTAAGCCTGGGGATGACTGCATTCCCCAAAAGCCCTCGGTGGCTTT TAAAGAAGAAGCCCTGCAAGTTCTTGCCGACTTGCAAGGTAAGGGAAACAAGGAAGCCGAGCTTGTGGTCCTCGAGTTCGAGGAAATCAGACAGCAG GTTTATCTCGAGCGTGCGGAGGGCGCCAAGTCATACATGGATCTTTTTAAAGGAAATAACCCCAGGCGTGTCATGCTTGGCATGAGTCTGAGAATGTGGTCTCAACTTTCTGGAATGAGCGTGATGAT GTACTACGTTGTCTATGTCTTCAAAAGTGCAGGGATAACGGGAACCCGGACCATCCTGGTCGCTGATGTCATCAGGGATTCGGGGAAAGTATGA
- a CDS encoding DNA-directed RNA polymerase 3, chloroplastic, whose protein sequence is MGKYPIPPHLNRDDPSRSLMMFAHAKPLGAYMGFAGLRSMRQICSGTIRPGSTSVFRKISTTAFPPNFIHSLDATHMLLTAIKCNDRGLTFASIHDSYWTHACDIDTMSEAIRETFISLHQSDILNKLQQATPPQAQWSDSPRHRLKIPAANLFGYDKAGSTSVFSGLRSTLSKCGRRRRTRSMYGMRWWQKADDPWQFLAACIELTK, encoded by the exons ATGGGCAAGTACCCAATCCCGCCGCATCTGAACCGCGACGATCCCTCGCGGTCGTTGATGATGTTTGCCCATGCAAAGCCGCTGGGCGCGTACATGGGCTTTGCTGGCTTAAGATCCATGCGGCAAATCTGTTCGGGTACGATAAGGCCCGGTTCGACGAGCGTGTTCAG GAAGATTTCGACTACGGCTTTCCCTCCCAACTTTATTCACAGTCTGGATGCAACACACATGTTGCTGACTGCTATCAAATGTAAT GACCGCGGGCTCACGTTTGCGTCAATCCACGACTCGTACTGGACACACGCGTGTGATATTGATACCATGTCCGAAGCAATTCGAGAGACATTTATCAGTCTTCACCAGTCTGATATTCTGAACAAGCTGCAACAGGCCACGCCGCCTCAGGCACAGTGGAGTGACTCCCCTCGCCACCGCCTTAAGATCCCCGCGGCGAATCTGTTCGGGTACGATAAGGCCGGTTCGACGAGCGTGTTCAGTGGGCTGAGGAGCACTTTGAGCAAATGCGGGAGGCGGCGAAGAACCCGCTCGATGTac GGTATGAGATGGTGGCAAAAGGCAGACGACCCATGGCAATTCCTCGCTGCGTGCATTGAGCTCACCAAGtaa